DNA sequence from the Pempheris klunzingeri isolate RE-2024b chromosome 9, fPemKlu1.hap1, whole genome shotgun sequence genome:
atttcatttacaCCTTATTGATTTTATGTCTTTTGTGAAGCActtgctgtataaataaagtcattattatcatcagctTCAGGAACCCACCTGctgaattaaaattaaatgcaaGACGCTTTGTTGCAGTAAAAACTGGCCTGTTTAGGTGCGTAAATACAAAGAAACCACCAAACAAGGTCGTCCCAGTTTTTCCGCTTTGGTTAatacaaaacagacaaacagattgTGTTGCTGATCCACAGTACGAATACTGACTCCTAAAAAGAAATCGATCAGCTAGTCATGTCGTCCACCACTGATGCAGTGGAAGTTCCTCCCTTACCACAGCTGGCTTACAAATCAATACGTTTCTTGTCCTATATTGATTTGACCACTTTTTCAGAGGATTCTCTTTCTGTGAGAAAAGTTTAGGCCTTCAAAACCTAAGACCCGTTAAATCGGGCTCTGGAGCTCATTCTGACTCTCTGTTCAGACTGGACTGACCTGGCACTGAGGGCAGGCTTGGTGCAGCTCTGGTCGAACGCGGCAGAGCTCAGGGTGGGGAAGGCTGAGTCCAGGGATGCCGCTCAGTCTCCTTGCATTGTCCTCGGCGGTCTCCAGAGAACGTAAGCAGTACTCACAGGCTGTGAAAAGGACACGGCAGAGCAGATAAATTATTGTGGTATAACATGCTTTTGTCGTCCCTGTGTGGACTGTCAACAATATATTGTTAGATATTATTAATCAGTGGTGGATGgtaatattttcaatttattcaagtactgtacttcagTACAATTTTGTGGTGCTTtgcttgagtatttccattttcaactactttatacttctgctcCTCTACATTTAGTCACTTTAGTTATTGGTTTCCAGATTTAGATTAATAATACAAATTATAATCAACAACTAATTTATGATGATATTTTACCAAAAAGAATCTATTGATTTCATTGGGGGAAACATACTGTGCAGTATATAAAAGTAATATATATCAATACATTAAAATTAGCCCGCATTTACCAGCTGCTACATTAAAGTGATGTACATATTAATGTCTCAGTAATTATAGTCCATCATAATATGATTCTGAAaagggccattctgcataattaagtgattttaattttagtgcatgaagtatattttgatgccaCTAAGTTTGTACttttacaaacaaaaagaaagattttcAAAGTAAGACTTTAACATTGAgttattgctacttttacttaagtaaatctttatttatataacagcttttttttttttttttaccccagTCAAAGGGCTTCGTGTGACAAcagaacattaaaataaattaaaaaaaaaaaaagactacaacagaaaacattcagaaatATATCCAATGTGCACACAGGAGGCATCCAGCAATTAGTCACCACCCAGGACACATCCTTAACATTATAGAAAAGCCATTTAACAGCTGATTTAGGAGCAGTGACCTTTGGCTTTTACTGAAGTATTTAATTTGAGtgtttcttccaccactgttattaattaattgtaCGATTGATGCAAGATGAAGTTCAAATGTCTACAAGTGAGGGTCTCCCAGTAGTAGCCTGATTGAAGAGGCACGTGCTTCTCCTTCCACGtttctcgtctctctctctacatataccaaaaaaaataccaaaaatattctttaaaaaaaagtccaggAAGTAGCTCTCTGTATGTCTGCAGTTTGCAGCGCTGAGCAGCACTTTTATTTACTTCACTCAGTCGGTATGTAGCACTTTGAAGACATCTCACCTTTATATTTATACAAGGCGTTCCACAGGAACTGGGCAGAGACCAGAGGCCGCTCACAAAATATGGTTTCTCCCTTCTTGATGCTCCTTTTGGCAAACAGACCCTTGCcctgtcaaacacaaacactaaatcACTGCTGTGCACTATTCACCAATCTCTGAACATACagcagaaatgagagaaaatgagtCAAGGAGTTAAAATGCTCAAAAATATCATCTCATCCATCACTCAGTCTCTGCACGGTCAAGGCAGAGgagccacagaggaagagatgtgaGAGATGCTGagtaataattaaaacatccagttttttatgttgtcattgatttttatatttgaaatcaTTACCACTGAAGAACAGGATAGGTTTCctttactattattactatagCAAAAGAAATACTATTATTAAActattatttttacacatttcatttgCCTACACACTCATACTATCACAGCTGTCTCAAAGAAAGGATAAGAGGGCAGAGATAATGTATGAATGGATTTCTTATCAATAAAAATTACAATGGACAGCACTGAGTGAAATAAAGTGATTTTGGCCCCACGGTATGGTGCACCTTCTGCATCATTTCAGTACAAACACCACATATATAATTGGTTTATGCTGACTTAAATCAACCACCCTGAACTCCTCCTGAAGTTTTGTCCACCTACACACTCCTCAGAATGGaaactaaacaaaatgtaagatcatttctgtcatttaaaataaagaaattagtCATTTCTTAGGTGTCTCCTTGTTGTGAATTCTTTAAAATGCTTCTTACATTGTTGTGTTGAGCCCACCGTAGATTAGGTCAGGGTAAGATggggaacatttttttttttttttaatgtatttggtCCACACAGGAGTTGCATGCACCCTGCATGTCACACCCAAACATTTTCATGGTGTTAAATAGTGGATGCCGTCCTCTTTGCACACAAAACCATTACGTTTCTGGTACTTTCGGACCCTAACAGATGTCTTATTGTCGGACAGCGTTTTACCACCAGTCCTGTTCCCTCAGTGCTTTGTGCGCCCTGCAGCCTGAGCTGTGCCAGGCTCTGgtcctcactgctgcagagcctCTTTAGGCTGCAGATCCGCCTCAGTCTGCTCGGCGGGACAAACTGTGCACCTCCTCACCTTAATGTTGTCTATAAACCGGGCTTCCACGCAGGCGGCAACTTTGCCGGGGTCCACGCAGGAGGAAAACATGTCATCCAGGGGAGCAGCCATGTTGGAGACGACCTCTTCCCTTTCAACCCTGACGCTCACAGGCTTTATGTCTGGCTGCAGGCGACAGCGACCTCTGGCGGCGCACATGTGAACTGCAGGTGACCTCGGTAGCTGTTTAGTTGTAAGCGACCAAAACTAGCTGAGCTGAAATGGAGCTGCAATACAATTATAGAGTAAGTAAACAGAAACTGGCTGCAGAACTGTCAAAAATATATTCTAGATGTCTAATAAATTcacaaatgttaaaataaagctACTATATGTCTGATGATCTAGAGAAGAGTGAATCCCACATAATCACATTCATATGCACTACTTGTCATAACTGGAAGATAAAATAATACCATAGGTGCgcaaaaacaattttttttttttttttatcattttatcaagTTATTTTCTTGACTAATTACATAATTGCTGAATTAGTAAAAATTTCTGAATcccaagatgaaaaaaaagattgaccaaaatagttgcagatgaattttctttaatttaactttctaattttttattaattaagcCATTCGCTTGCTAATCATTCTAGCTCTTAACATCACTTTTCCTCCATCCAATAAGGTGTTATATAGTATGAAAGACATTTTCTAACACATTCATATTAGTGATATGACAGCTAAATTAGCActaatttaaaagcaaaataaaaaataaattcgTTCAAAGGACGTCAATCATTTGCAGATGCACTAAATGTCTGGAAATAATGTCCccacaaaaacaaagtcagcagaggaagagtttttattatatattatatagataAATGTCTTACGTCGTTTGACTCGCAAACATTTAATAAACTTGTAGAAGTATTATACAAAGAATCAAAAAGTACTAGTGCATAATCAGTAGTATAATATATAGGTTATACTTTTATATCGTACAAAAGGAGTAATTGATGAGGATTACAATTGTGGTTAAAGAAACAGTCATTAGTGGTGTAAAATATCCTTCCTACAAGACAGGAAAGAAAGTTGGTGTTTGACTgctacaaaaaaacaaatggcagTAAAAGACAGTATAATTCTGTAAGCTGTTTCACAGTATTAGGGTTAAAATGCCTGTCATGTGACTGAAACTGTCATTTACCAGTTTGAAGAGTGTGTAAAGTCACAAACATCTACAGTACAGTCTCCACATTTTCCCACAGACATTTACAGAACAGCCTCCGACACTGTGGCCACACAGTCTGTCATTATTCTCATTATACAGGATATATCAGCCTGGTTACAAAGAGTTTCCCTTGAGATTTCTAATGTGTATATTTTAATATCTATTGCAGTGTTTCCCACAGGTAAAGAATATATTTGAGAGGGAGTTTTCACTCAAAGCTCCTTTTGCCAACCGAGTCCATCACAACAATACACCAGACTAGAGCCTGATAGGTAAATCGACCACGTGGATATATCAGCAGGTATTAACTGATCACAGATATATTAACATCAGCATATTTTCACAGCTTATATGTAAAAAGGAATTGCAGAATTGAATTTAGAGGCAggttctctcgctctctctctttgtccagcagagggcactttttctttttgttcaatTCTAAAAGTAAACTCTTTAATAACCAGATCTGCATGATCCTTGTTTGCTTATTATGTGTATTTACCTAAGGAATCTAATGCTGGCCTGCGTATTGTTATCAGCCTCAGAAATCCAGTATTGGTTAGAGGCTAAAAGAAACTTGCTTTGTCTCTTTTGTGCTGCAGGGAATCAATTCCCCCTAAATTGGAAATCTTGAATAAAAGATTTTGAATGTGTAAGATTACAGCACGTTTTAACAGTCGAGGGAATCCTGAATGAGTGACCTCCAACACAGCTGCGGACTACTGCGCAATTATAGGCTGTATTTAAGCTCTATGTCACTTTATTCACATGTCTTGAGGAAGGTTTTTGTGACTGACATTTCAACTTATTTAATAAATCAGTGACAAGTGTCTGCAAGAAATGACACCTCTAGATTGAACTCAGAACAGGCTTGGAGAGTTATCTGAAATGGTTGTGAGATAATTAACCAGATTAACAGGATGGGAAATGCTCTCTACCTTTAcctcagacaaaacacagaacaaagtctgtctttttctgcagTGGTCACAActtgtacagtaaatataaatatcaaaCTGCTGATGAAGAATTACAGGCAGAtacggctttttttttttcagggggATCACAAGGCAAAAAAGGTAGAGAACCACTGATTTAGGAGATATTGGGCTTAAATAGAGATAAATCCGATATTAGCTGGTTAACTGACAGTAACTAACCTCTGGAAAAACTCCTGTTTAGCACCACAGTCTTCTGTTGACCGTACAGCCGCTCATCGCTTCCATGACTATCGCACGCACACTGTACCATCCGATTTGTGTCAATCATCTCAAAAAACAAAGAGCGAATGTTGGATTCACATTTACCAGTAGTTGCATAAAAAGGGATTAATAAATCAACGAGTTCACAGACCCCTAgaaaaatcagttattgcaggtttaaactGTACTCATTAACCTTTATCATTGGGTCAGAAAGCAGCCATAATGACGTGTGGGAAACACTATTGTATATGTTAAAATAATTGCATTGATGCTAAAAAACTGATTTCATAGTAAATATATCGTCTGTTCTATATACAGAGTTTCTTCCCTGCTCgtgaaaacagcaaagaaagagaaagtctGTGCAATTTTCATACTGACTAAATGATTGCTGGGATCTTGAGaactgtaaagaaaaacaacaacacagttttAGACTAAAAACCCTGGATTAGTACACGGTGCTCTATAGGCTCTGTTATGGCGGAGGAAGCCTACTGTAGGTTCCCCCTGACGACAGGTCACAATGCAGCCTCATTTCCATCCGAGTTccccgtcctctcctctcccacacCACCGCGCCATCCATCATAAACCCTTGTTGTAGGTCACCACCTTGCaatctgttgccatggcgatcTCCGGCTCTAGGCAAGACACCTCgatctgcaaaaaaaagaaaagataaaaactgAAGGTACAATTTTAGCTCTATGTCTttctgagtcttttttttttttaagccctGAAAATCACTTTGACCTTTAATTAGATGCAGGGAGAGACATCTGGAGTAAGAAGTGAATACAAGCTCGTGGGCCGGAGCTGTGCATGTCAAGTGGTGTATATGTAATTTGAATTTCTTCCCAGCTGCTCCCTTCTGCCATCTGGCCTTGAATCAGCAGTAGGAACAGTTGAACCGATGCCTTACTGTACCTGAGACATTTGGGGGAACAGACTGATGGCCACAGGCAGGGAGAGGCCGAACGTAACCAGGCACACGACGCTGTGGATGGGCAGCAACAATCTGCGGTTGCTCTGCAGGAATCGCATCCTACACAAGTCAGGACAGTGATAAAAGGAAACGTGAGTCTGCGCTGTGGATCGATCCCAGATGACTACTGCGAAGCCAAGAGCTATTTTTGGATGTGGAGAAAAACATCATGTGCAGATTTGGGGAGAGCTATTTTTGACAATTAGTGGGTGGGAGATTTATCCGTCTGTGTGAAAGTCCCACCGCTGGGTTTAGGCGCCAGATTACAGATGTCCTCTTTTATTAAATTTCACAATAGAATCAttcagttttttgtgtttgaaaatgcATTAGGCAGTATTGTTACATCtccttcatttttacattttctctggaTGTGACCTGACGCTACTGCTGGGTGAATGTTAAGCACTCTGGGACACAACATATGTTGGCTATGgctcattacacacacaaatatttaaagtatttttacacCACAATCAAACAGACACTACTTCCCcatggagagaaagagcaatAACTTAAAAAAGGATGTTGATGCTTTACAAAGCTATGCTAGTCAACTAGCAGGACTAGTTAGTTACAGTTACTTTTTGTCATGGTTGGATTTATGTGGGACATCGCAGCTTAATTACTAAGATTTTGGATCATCAAAATTGATAGTTCAGTTAcaggaaaatggaagaaaagagTTAGCTGAAGCTAGCAGCCAGCATTGGgcagaacagaataaaataaaactcttcACTGTCCACAGTGAAGTTAATAGAGagttaataaaaacaatcttTACTCAAATTTGATTTTGGGCAAAATGGCTTTCATGAGTTACtatagtttggcatttttgcacGAGTTTCTCTTTTAGTCCcttcaaaaatattcaataatatATAGAGTGGGGATCGGGACCCCCATAAGGAGCTGCACCATAGATCTGCGGGATCATAAacctggattaaaaaaaacgtAAAAACTATATTTCTGCCACACAAAATGAcgtttactttactttactttaatatcttctgttttgtattgaataaattaatcatttgatGTAAACCTTTAagtgttaaaagttaaaattaatataaaaattatatctTATAAAGTTTTGGCTACAACAAAACTATAACAGAAAATTAGTCTGCAACAATGCTGAGATTTCATTCAAACGTTTTTCAAGTAAGGTTTTGTtgaggaaaatggaaataaCTGTCTCAGTCCTTCATAATAATACACAGTATATCTTTAGGATTTGGACTGTTGCTCAACAAAAGAAGACATTAAAAGACATGGGGCCCACATTTTTGATATTTACAGACCAAAAGATAAATCAATTGAGAACATTTATTAAAACGGAAAGTaatttttcattgtcattttcactttatttaacaaaatactaacagcataTGTCTGTACGAACCTCTCTAGGTAGGACATGATGATGGGGGGCAGCACAAAGATTGGCATCGGGAGGACCACACGTGTGAAAGCGGTCTCCGTGATTGCCtggagagaaagatgagaaCATTGTGCACACGCTTCATTTCAAATACTGCAATGAGTTGGATTTAATTTTCCCTTTCATGAGATCAGATGGGCTCCGAGTGACGGGCGCCGAGCAGGAAATGATGCTTTTTCCCATTATCAGCCACCTTGGCATTTGCaattcactgaaaaaaaacccagcaagTGTATAAACATATTCAGTGCAGTCATGTAACAAGTACGCTGACTGTGCTCAACAGACACTCACATGTCTAGCAGCAATTTTGGAGGATCCCACCACGTTCCCGTTGTTGTCGAGCACATCGATACCTTCAGATAACTCATTGTGTCTCATCAGGCCCACGTTACAGATGTTTGCACTCGCTGAggatgcagagagaaagacagtttacataattcaattttaatttcattattataaagctcttctttcttcttcctcgtcTTTTAACTGGTTTGTGcaaccaaattcaagctgctacttcaatgtaaaaaattataattattataataatcacAGCAAATCGTGCAATTAATTAGTTCATTTTTTCATCGATTGATAACCCTTATCAAGAGGAAgaaattcctttaaaaataccccaaaaaagcagaaaagttAGGCCACAAAGTACTGTTGGTGTGCAGCtaattaaagtaaaacactaaaataagaaataatataataacaataataataataacctatGATTCCATATTTTCATACAGAAATCACTTTAATGCGATCAACAAGAAATGTGACTCTTATATACATTACTGTCTCACGTGCATGTCTCACATGAAATTAAGTGAAAAATTGAGTGTGACATCGGTGAGATGTTGTGAGGCCACATAACTCCCCCCATTATAATTGGCACATAGAGTCCTCTGAAAACCTACCTACAGCTGGGAAGGGGACAAATCTCTGTATTATCATTCTGGTGGCAGGGCTCAGCTTGTTGGCTTTCTGAATCAGCACATTCAGTCccacctaacacacacaaaaaaacacttccaTCTTTACTTTACTGAAACTAAAACACTGGAATTAGTACTACAACTGTACTGCTAAAAGCGCTGCTAATGATACTGTGTATCAAATACAGTCAAAACCTTATTGCGACTGATTCTGAACACTGCCGATGCAAAACTGCTCATGGCGACATTTACAGCTCTAATTCACatgtaaaatgaacaaaaaaaatcagattttagTTTCCTGAAAGACAACATTAATGTCACTGAACAAGACCCAGACTCACTGCTAAAGAAACAGCGCTGGACACAGCTCCTACGTAGCCTTGAAGAAACTTGGACGTTGGCGTAGGCTGAGGAGGGACAAAGGAAATATTGTGTCACAACTTTATACCAGATTTAGTGTAAGACTGCAATTAAACCCTCTATAGTGACATTTTTTATGTTAGACTGAGATTTACTGGCTTAAGAAGACACTTTTTTCAGGAAAAAACACTGGAGGCGAGTACTAATACTCCGTTATGGagataaaacaataacaaacagtAACAATAATAAGTTCCTACCTTTGTGGCGTTGCGGTTGGCATAGTTCACGCAGGCATTGTGACTCTGGTTCAGCCACTGtaggaaagaagggaggaaatACAGGAGGGATGAGGGTTTAAGGGGTGAATaaaggaaagagagagcgagcatgaagggaaggaaaaggagggaaaagatagatagatagatagatagatagatagatagatagatagatagatagatattgtATTGTCTGCATTCCAGGCAGGAAAGCATTGTGTGTACAATAAAACAGATGTTCAAAATGTACAATAAATGCAACGGTGATACAATATGTCATATACAGTACCTGCCATATAATGGTAGACACCACAGTCTGATTTGGGAGAAGAAGGCCAATGACCTAGATGAGACCAGGGAATAAGAGCTTATTTCTGGGCAAAATAAGTCCAAAGTCTCATTTCATCTATCCCCAAACGTGACCATGTAAATGGATACCTGCACAGTAATGTTACGTTCTGTGAAATGCGTGATTCAAATGTATGATTTCCATATGGGACTTACAATTGGTGTTCCAAATGGCACATAACCTGCACAGTGAAGAAATGATTTTCAGCGTAAAAGGTGATGACAGAATGGAGAAACTTCCAACAACTTTGGCAAAGATCTTCATCTGAAGTCGTACCTGACATTCGAAATGGCATGAAGATCTTCTCTCCTGTGTCAGGATGAATGATGGCCTGCGTGCAGAGAGCATGGCATCATTCTCATGCTGCCAGGAACCCAGAGGCTTGAATGTATGGAGGTGCAGTTTAACAGGGCTGACGTATGACGGGGTGAATCACTTACCTGCTTGATCTTCTGGGCTTCCCACAGCTGCACAGGAAAGCAGTGCAGTTTAAGAGAACAAGTACAGTTAATCATTTGGTTCACCATGTTATCACATTATAGCGCAACACACTCTGTATTGTATCACAGCGACATCAGCGAAGACTCACCTGGAGATCAGACACTCCAGGTGGAAGCGTCCCATGTTTGTAGTCATCAAGTAGTTTGATGCAGTCTTTCAGCTGTTTCTAAAAAcgaaggaaaacaaaaaatggaGTTCACACTAAGAATGTAttaatgttttcacagtttggCAAGTTTTTCAGTATCTGCAGTTCGATACCAACTGAATTTTTTGGGATTTATTACTTTGAAAAATATGAACTTCTTCATCCAAACACTCCTTTTTATCATTTAACAGAAGAGGACAAAGTTCTCAAATGTTATCTATTATTCTGCCACATACTTTGGTCCATTTGTTtaattgtatatattgtatatataaagtgtCTGAAAGTAGTGAAAAACACCCCTCTCAAGTCCCCAAAGCCCAACatcacatcttcaaatgtcttgttttgctaAAACAACAGATTGAAatccaaaatgttcaattcATCCTATAGTGTAAGACAAAGAACCAAAAAATCTTGGCAATTTTGCTTAAAAAAGAACTTTTACGTACATCTTAACTTTATTGAAATTGTTTGGCAATTTATTAATCAATTAAGCACATTTTGGCAAGTACCAAAAAATGCACTGATGTTAAACATCCATTAGTATGAACAACAGAAGCTCAAGCTCTGCACTGAGACTATATTGTGCATATGCACATGTCTACCAGCaatattttaacagttttaaagAGAATGTTTTacctcagacacaaacagggTACTGGGGTCAATGATGTCTATGAAGTGCCTCAGACGCCCGAGGAATGAACTCTGGGAGAGACAGTAAGACAAAGTTAATTCTTGATGAAAGAAGACACAGAATAACAGCAGAGCATCCTTCCCTCTGTGAATGGATAATTTCACAAGTCCTCTGAAGTCCGACTTCATTTGTCACTGCTCGCTTTGCTTGAGTTTATGCTCACTAGTTCTGCAGTTCCCATCACCCAAATGCAACCCCAAGACTGCAAAGAGCTGTTTTAATAGGCTACAGTAGATGGCAATAAATACAGCCAAAGTAATACTAAG
Encoded proteins:
- the sfxn5b gene encoding sideroflexin-5b; the encoded protein is MAESAACPAFQLGRPRYDQSSFLGRLRHFIDIIDPSTLFVSEKQLKDCIKLLDDYKHGTLPPGVSDLQLWEAQKIKQAIIHPDTGEKIFMPFRMSGYVPFGTPIVIGLLLPNQTVVSTIIWQWLNQSHNACVNYANRNATKPTPTSKFLQGYVGAVSSAVSLAVGLNVLIQKANKLSPATRMIIQRFVPFPAVASANICNVGLMRHNELSEGIDVLDNNGNVVGSSKIAARHAITETAFTRVVLPMPIFVLPPIIMSYLERMRFLQSNRRLLLPIHSVVCLVTFGLSLPVAISLFPQMSQIEVSCLEPEIAMATDCKVVTYNKGL